Sequence from the Thermomonas sp. HDW16 genome:
CAGGCGCTGGCCTCCAATAAATCCGGCGCGTTGCGGCGAATGCTGGTGCAGGGCTTGCGCAATACCGATGCGCGGGTGGCCAACGACGATTCGGTCTCGCCGGCCTTCCTCTATGCCGTGCTGCTGTGGCCGGCGTATTGCCGCGCGCTGGCGCTGCTGCAGGCGCAGGGCGTGCACGCGGCCGAGGCGCAACGCCGCGCCGCCGACCGCGTGACCTTGCACCAGGTCGGTCGCACGGCGCTGCCGCGCCGCTTCTCGTTGCCGATGCAGGAAATCTGGCTGTTGCAGCCGCGGTTCTCGCTGCGCCAGCGCAAGCGTGTGTTCCGCCTGCTGTCGCACCCGCGTTTCCGTGCGGCGTTCGATTTCCTGGAACTGCGCCTGTCCGCATCCGATTCGCATGCCGAGGACGTGGCGTTCTGGCGCGAGGCGCAGCTGCATCCCTCCGAAGCGGTTGCCGACGCGGAGCATGGGGCGCAGGAGCCCGCAGCGGAAGTGGGCGATGAAGACAGTGCGCCGCGCAAGAAGCGTCGTCGTCGCCGGCGCAACGGATCCGCTTCGCAAGCACCGGCATGACCCTTGCTGCGGTCGGGCTGGGTGCCAACCTGGGCGATGCGGCGGCGACGCTGCGTGATGCCATCGCCGAGCTTGCGCAGTTGCCGGAAACGACGCTGTTGCGTGCTTCACGCCTGTATCGCACACCGGCCTGGGGCCGCACCGAGCAGCCCGATTTCATCAATGCGGTGGCACTGGTCGAAACCGATTTGCCGGCGCGCGAGCTGCTCGACGCCTTGCTCACCATCGAACGACAGTTCGGCCGCGTGCGCCTGGATGGCGAACGCTGGGGCCCGCGCACGCTGGATCTCGACCTGTTGTTGTACGGCGACGTCGTGATCGACGAACCCGGCCTACGCGTTCCGCACCCGCATCTGCACGAACGCGCTTTTGCACTGCTGCCGCTGGCGGACATTGCGCCGGACATGGCGATTCCCGGCATCGGCAGTGTTGCCGCCATCGCCGCCGGCATGGCAGTGGACGGTATTGAAGCGTTACCTTAGCCAATGGATCGACGGGAGCCACGCATGAGCGATACGCCGCAAAAACCGTGGACGGTGCCGATGCTGGCGCAGGCGCGTGCCGAAGGCCGCAAGCTGGTGATGCTGACCAGCTACGACGCCAGTTTCGCCCGCGTGCTGGACGACAACGGCGTGGACCTGATCCTGATCGGCGATTCGCTGGGCATGGTGGTGATGGGGATGGCCTCGACGCTGCCGGTCACCGTCGATGCCATCGCGTACCACACCCGCTGCGTTGCGCGCGGCGCCAGGCACGCGTTGAAAATCGCGGATTTCCCCTTCGGCTCGGATGCCACGCCGGAACAGGCGCATGCCGCCGCGGTGCGTTTCATCCAGTCCGGTGCGGCCATGGTCAAACTGGAAGGTGCCGGCTACAAGTTGGACATCATCCGCTTCCTGGTCGAGCGCGAAATCCCGGTCTGCGCGCACCTGGGCCTGACGCCGCAATCCGTGCTGCGCATGGGCGGCTTCAAGGTGCAGGGGCGCGAGGATGCCGCCGCCGCAAAACTGCGCGAGGACGCTTTGGCCGTGGCCGAAGCCGGCGCGGCCTTGCTGGTACTGGAAGGCGTGCCGGCCGCGTTGGCGGCGCAGATCACCGCTGCCAGCCCGATCCCGACCATCGGCATCGGCGCCGGAGCGGATTGCGATGGGCAGGTGCTGGTGCTGCACGACCTGTTGGGGCTGGATACCGGCCATCGCAAGCCGAAATTCGTCAAGGATTTCCTCGCCGAGGGCGGTTCCGTCGCCGGCGCGATCCGCGCCTATGCCGATGCGGTGCGCGACGGCAGTTTTCCCGACGCCGACCACGCCTACGCCTGACGCCGACATGATCGAAACCATCACCGACCTTTCCATCCTGCGCGAACGCGTCCGCGGCTGGAAGCGCGAAGGCCTGCGTATCGGCTTCGTGCCGACCATGGGCAACCTGCACGCTGGCCATTACTCGCTGGTGGAACTTGCCCGCCAGCATGCGGACCGCATCGTCTCCAGCGTGTTCGTGAACCCGACCCAGTTCGGACCGAACGAGGACTTCACCCGCTACCCGCGCACGCCGGATGCCGATACCAGCGGGCTGCAAGCTGCCGGTTGCGACGCGCTCTGGCTGCCTGCCGTCGAATTCATGTATCCGTTTGGCGTCGAGCTGGCGGCGAAGGTGCATGTGCCCGGCGTGAGTTCGGTGCTGGAAGGTGCATTTCGCCCCGGCCACTTCGATGGCGTGTGCACCGTGGTCAGCCGGTTGTTCAACCAGGTGTTGCCCGACGTGGCCGTGTTCGGCAACAAGGATTACCAGCAGATGGCGGTGATCCGGCAGATGGTCGCCGACCTGCAATTCCCCATCGAGATCGTGGGTGGGGCTATCGTCCGCGAGGCCAATGGACTGGCGATGAGCTCTCGCAACCAGTACCTGTCGCCGGAAGAGCGCGCGCTGTCCGCGACGATTTACCGCGCGCTGCAGGCGATGCGCGATGCGATCCGCGCCGGCACGCCGCGCGCGCAGGTCGAAGCCGATGCCGATGCGTTGCTGCGCGATGCCGGCTTCGTGCCGGATTACGCAGTACTGCGCTCCCCGGATTTCAGCGAGCCGGCCGATGGCGAGGGTGGGGCGCGGGTTGCCCTGATTGCGGCCCGTTTGGGCCGCACGCGGCTCATCGACAACCTGGAATTTGACGCCGGCTGAACGCCGGAACGGCGATGTTGCAGTGCGGAATCAGACCCCTATACTGCGCCGTGCCGGGCGTTTGCCCGGGTCGTTCGCTGGAGCCGAAACAATGCAACTGACCCTGCTCAAGGCCAAGATCCATCGTGCCACCGTCACCCACGCGGAGCTGCACTACGAAGGCTCCTGCGCGATCGACGGCCGCCTGCTGGACATCTCCGGCATCCGCGAATACGAGCGCATCGAGATCTACAACGTCAACAACGGCAAGCGCTTCGCGACCTATGCGATCCGTGGCGAGGAAGGCAGTGGGGTGATCTCGGTCAACGGCGCCGCCGCGCACCAGGCGCAGCCGGGCGACCTGGTGATCATTTGCGCCTACGGCCATTGCGACGAAGCCGAGGCGGCGAAGTACAAGCCGACCTGCGTCTACGTGGATCGCGACAACCGGCTGACCCACACCAATCATTCGATGCCGAAGCAGGCCGCATGAGTGCGCTCGCCGGCCTCGATGCGCATGCGCAGCGGTTGGCCGGCACCTCGATTGCTGGGCTGATCGAAACCGACCCATCACGCGCGCGCGATTTCGCGCTGCGGGTCGGGCCGCTATACGCCAACTTCGCCCGCCAGCGCTACGACCGGGCGGCGCTGGATGCGCTGTTCGCGATCGCCGAACGCACCAATCTGAAAGCGGCGATGCGGCGCCAGCTCGACGGCGAGATCATCAATGCCACCGAAGGCCGCGCGGTGCTGCACACCGCGCTGCGCGGCGACAACTCGACGGCAGCGGTAGCGCGCGATGCGCGCGCGCAAGCAGTGGCTGCGCTGGGACGGATGCGCGAGCTGATCGCCGGGCTCGAAGCCAGCGATGTCACCGACATCGTCAGCATCGGTATTGGTGGTTCCGACCTCGGGCCGCGACTGGTGGCCGATGCGTTGGCCTTGCCCGGCGCCAGGTTTCGCGTGCATTTCATCTCCAATGTCGATGGCAACGCCGCGCAGCGCACGCTGGCCGGGCTGGATCCGAAGCACACGGCGGCCATCGTCATTTCCAAGACCTTCGGCACGCAGGAAACCCTGCTCAATGGCCGCATCGTGCACGAGTGGCTGCAGGACGACTCGCGCCGCCTGTACGCGGTCAGCACCAACGCGCAGCGGGTCGCCGACTTCGGCATCCCCGCCGAACGCACGCTGCCGATGTGGGATTGGGTCGGTGGGCGCTATTCGCTGTGGTCGTCGGTGGGTTTCCCGATCGCGCTGGCCATCGGCATGGACCGCTTCGAGCAATTGCTGGCGGGCGCCGGCGCGATGGATGCGCATGCCGCCGAAGCGCCGCTGCGCGCGAATATCGCCGTTTGGCATGCGCTGACCGCGATATGGAACCGCAATGCGTTGCACGCCGCGACGCAGGCCGTGCTGCCTTACGACGAACGCCTCAAGTTGCTGCCGAATTACCTGCAGCAACTGGTGATGGAGAGCCTCGGCAAGTCCGTGCATGTCGATGGCAGCGCTGTCGATGCCGAGACCGTGCCGGTGTGGTGGGGCGGTGCCGGCACCGATACCCAGCACAGTTTCTTCCAGGCCCTGCACCAGGGTACGCAGGTGGTGCCGGCCGATTTCATCGGCGTGCTGCAGGCTGCGCATCCGTTCCACGACAACCATGCCGCGCTGCTTGCGAACCTGTTGGCACAGACCGAGGCGCTGGCAAACGGACAGGCCAGCGATGATCCGCACCGCCGCTATCCGGGCGGTCGTCCAAGCACCTTGTTGCTGCTGGATGCGCTGACCCCGCAATCGCTGGGCATGCTGATCGCGCTGTACGAGCACAGCGTGTACTTGCAATCGGTGCTGTGGGGCATCAATGCCTTCGACCAGTTCGGCGTGGAACTCGGCAAGCAAGTCGCGAACCGCTTGTTGCCGGCGTTGCAGGGTGAAGGCGAGGCGGACGATACGGTCACTCGCGAACTGCTGCGCGAATTCAACGCGCGGCGCTGAGGCTCTTCTCTTTCTGCTGTCGGCTTTTCGGTCACGCAGCGGCAGAAATTCGATGGGACGGATGGCCCCGGTTTGCTCCGGGACCTTCGGCGACATGGATGTCGCCGATGAGCCTACATGGATGTATTCACGGCGTGTCCCGGAGTGAATCGGGGCCAGCCGGCCTGATCGTAAACCGTTGTTTCAATCGATCCGCCGTTGCTGCTGCAACGCCCATTCCACGTGCTCGCGCACCACGGGTGATGGATGCTCGCGGCGCGATTGCAGCGCGGCAATGACCGCATCGGTTCCTGGCGCATTGCCCAGCGCTACCGCGATATTCCGCAGCCAGCGCTCGTGCCCGCTTCGACGAATCGCCGAACCTTCGGTGCGTTGCAGGAATTCTTCCTCGTCCCAGGCGAACAACTGGGCCAAGGTCGCCTGGTCCAGGTTGTTGCGCACCCGGAAATCCGGCTCGTCCGTACGCTGCGCGAACTTGTTCCATGGGCAGACCAGCTGGCAATCGTCGCAGCCGAAGATGCGGTTGCCGATTAGCGGACGCAGTTCCTCGTCGATGCTGCCTTCGTGCTCGATGGTGAGGTAGCTGATGCAGCGCCGCGCATCCAGTCGATACGGCGCGGTGATCGCCTGGGTCGGGCAGACCTCAATGCAGCGCATGCAGCTGCCGCAATGTGCGCTGGCCGGCGGGTCGACGGGTAACGGCAAATCGACGAACAGCTCGCCGAGGAAAAACCAGCTGCCGCCATCCTTGTCGATCAGGCAGGTGTGCTTGCCGATCCAGCCCAGCCCGGCGTTGCGCGCCAACGCGCGTTCCAGCACTGGTGCGGAATCCACGAATACGCGATGCCCGAACGGCCCGATTTCCTTCGCCACATCGTCAGCCAGTTTCTGCAGGCGGTTGCGCATCAGCTTGTGGTAGTCGCGGCCCAGCGCATAGCGCGCCACGTAGGCGCGTTCGCCAGCGCGCAGGTTGTCCCAAGCGGCATCGGCATCGCGGCCGTAATCCAGCCCCACCGACACCACGCGCAAGGTTTCCGGCACCAGCTCGGCCGGGCGTGAGCGCTTGTCGCCGTGGCGCGCCATCCACTCCATCGAACCATGCAGGCCTTGTTGCAGCCAGTCGCGCAGGAAGGCTTCGTCCTCGGGCAATTCCACCCCGGAAATGCCGATTCGCTGGAAGCCGGCCGCCAGCGCCAACGCGCGGATGCGCTGGGCGAGTGCGATGTAGTCGGGCGTTTCGGCTGGCATGCGCGAAGTATAGGAGCGCGTTCTAGAATTGGCCGATGCACAGCCCGTTTCCCCTGTACGACGCCGACGCCCTGCGCCTGCTGGAAGCGCGCGGTACAGCGTCTTCCGATGGCGATGCCTTCGCATTGATGGCGCGCGCCGGGCAGGCCAGCTGGCGCCGCGTGTTGAAGCATTGGCCGCAGGCGCAACGGATCGCGGTGGTGTGCGGGCCCGGCAATAACGGTGGCGATGGCTATGTACTGGCGCGGCATGCGCAGGAAAGTGGCCGCAACGTGCAAGTCGTGAGCCTGCTGCCACCGGCCACGCCATTGGCACGACGCGCCTGCGATGAATACCTCGCGGCTGGCGGCCGCATCGTTGAAGCACCCGAGGGGTTGCAGGGTGCTGAACTCATCGTCGATGCGCTGTTCGGTATTGGCCTGTCACGAGAGCCGGATGCGGCAACGGCGGCGCTGATCGAAACGATCAACGCACACCCCGCACCCGTGCTGGCGCTGGACGTGCCCAGCGGTCTCGATGCACGCAGCGGTTCCGCGCCGGGCACGGCGATCGTCGCGGACCGCACCCTGCAGTTCATCGCCCGCCATCGAGGCCTGCGCACGGGCGTGGCGATGGATCATGTCGGCGAACTGGAACTGGCGACGCTCGACCTGCCGATGTCATCGTTCGATGGGATCGCTCCTGCGGCATCGGCTTACCGGCACGATGCGTTGCACGGTTTCTTCCCGCTGCGCCCGCGCGATTCGCACAAGGGCCGCAACGGCCATGTGCTGTGCATCGGCGGCGATGCCGGCAGCGGCGGTGCGGTGATGCTGGCGGCGGATGCGGCGCTGCATTGCGGTGCGGGCCTGGTCAGCGTCGCCACGCGTCCCGCGCATGTACCGGCCTTGCTGGCGCGGCGACCGGAGGCAATGGCGCACGGCATCGACGATGTCGAACAACTCACCCACTTGCTCGAACGCGCGGACGTGATCGCCATCGGCCCGGGAGTGGGGCAGGGCGCATGGGGACAGGCACTATTCGACCTCGTGCTGGCCTGTGCAAAGCCACGCGTGTTTGATGCCGATGCGTTGAACCTGTTGGCGCAATCGCCACGACGCTTGAACGAATGCGACGTGATGACGCCGCATCCGGGCGAAGCTGCGCGACTGCTCGGCATCGCCACGGTCGATGTGCAGCGCGACCGTTTCGCGGCCGCGAACGCATTACGTGAGCGCTACGGTGCGCAGGTGGTGCTCAAGGGCGCAGGCAGCATCGTTGCATCGCCAGAAGCGGTACCTGCCGTCATTTGTGCCGGCAATCCGGGCATGGCGGTGGGTGGCATGGGTGATCTGCTCACTGGCTGCATCGCCGCATTGCTCGCGCAAGGGTTCGCGCCGCGCGATGCCGCCATTGCCGGCGCATTGCTGCATGCAAGTGCAGGCGACGCCGCGGCGCGCGTGGATGGCGAACGCGGCCTGCTGCCCAGCGATCTGCTGCCATGGTTGCGTCGATTGGCCAATCCGATGCGACGATAGCGGCATGCAGACACTGACTTCGAACAATCTCCTGCTGGAGGATGCGGATGCCACCGCCGCGCTCGGTGCCCGACTTGCGCGGCACCTGCCTGAGCGTGCGGTCGTCCACCTGCACGGCGACCTCGGCGCGGGCAAGTCCACGCTGGCGCGGGCGTTGCTGCGTGCGCTGGGCGTGACCGGCACTATCCGTAGCCCGACCTACACCCTGGTCGAGCAATACCCGTTGGCGGTGGGCGGCACCGCCCTGCATCTGGATATGTACCGGATCGGCGATCCGGGCGAGCTGGAATTCCTCGGGCTGGACAGCGCAGACATCCGCCTGTGGCTGGTCGAGTGGCCGGAGCGCGGGCGGGGTGCCTTGCCCGCCAGTGACCTCGATATCGAGCTGGCGGTGGCGGGATCCGGCCGTCGTTGCCTGTTGCGTCCGAACAGCATGGCCGGGCAGGCTTGGCTGAACGGATTGGCGTCAGATTGAGCTTTCCGGGCAGGATCGTATTCCTGCCGCAGGAATATCCGGCAGGTTACGGATTATTAAGGGAAAAGTGCTTGCCAAGCGTTCTTGCAAGTGCTTAACTTCAGGCCATGCGCGTCAAGGGGATCCGCTTCGAGCAAGTAGTGATGGCCGCCATGTTGCTGGCCGCGCTCTGCTGGAATCTCGCAAATGCCTCTGAAATCAAGCAGTTGCGCGTCGATTCCGGCGCCACCGGAACACGTGCCGAGTTCCTGCTGGATCGCGAAGGCGCCTACAAGCTGATCGACCTACGCAATCCGGATCGCCTGGTGGTCGACTTCCCCGAAAGCCAACTTCGTCGCGGCCTGAGCCTTCCCAAGGCCGCAGGCGTGATCAAGGCCGTACGCTCTGGCCAGCCTGAACCGGGCACCGTCCGCATCGTGTTCGATCTTTCCGGCAGTGTGGCTGTGCTCAAGCCGCGCATCGAGCAATCCGCCGAAGGCCCGCGTCTGGTGCTGGAATGGCCGGGGGATGGGGTGGCCGATGTCGCGCTTGCCTCCAAGCCGGCAGTCGATGTGCCTGCGCCCGTGCGCGACCCGATCGCGGAGATCGCCAGGGCTTCCGCAACCGTGCCTGCGACTGCTGGCACGCCCGACAAGGGCATCGACAAGGCCGCCACGGTCTCTCAGTTGCCGGGCACTGTCGCAACAGGGGTTCCGACCCGCATTGCGACTGGCAAGCCGGAGCCCACTGTCGCGCCACTGCAGGGCGAACAGCCCTCCGTGCCGGTGCCGCGCCGCCCGATGCAGTCCGGCGTGCGTCCGCTGGTGATCGCGATCGATGCCGGCCACGGAGGCCAGGATCCTGGCGCGCATGGTCTGAACGGCACGCGCGAGAAAGACGTGACCCTGTCCATCGCCCGTGAACTGGCGCGGCAGATCAATGCCACGCCGGGCATGAAGGCGTTCCTTACCCGCGACACCGATGTTTTCATCCCGCTGGGCCAGCGCGCGCGCCGCGCCAGCGCCAACAAGGCCGACATCTTCCTGTCGATCCACGCCGATGCCGCGGAAAACCGCAATGCGCGCGGCTCCTCTGTCTACGTGCTGTCTACCCGTGGTGCATCCTCGCAACGCGCGCGCTGGCTGGCAGACAAGGAAAACGCGGCCGACGTGATCGGCGGCGAGCGCGTGCGCACCGCCGACAACACCCTGACCTCGGTGCTGCTCGACCTTACCCAGAGCGGCAACATGAAGGCCTCCGAAGACGCCGCCGGCCACGTGCTGGGCGGCCTGAAACGGGTCGGCAACAACCACAAGCCCGAGATCGAGCGGGCCAACTTCGCGGTGCTGCGCACCTCGGACAAGATGCCGGCGATGCTGGTCGAGACTGCCTTCATCTCCAACCCTGACGAGGAAAAACGGCTGATCGATCGCGACTTCCAGCGCACCCTGGCGACTGCGATCCTCGACGGTATCGACGATTATTTCTCGCGCCAGCCGCCGCCAGGCACGCTGTATGCGGCACGCGCGCAAGCCAGGCAAGATGGTGGCGTGGTCAGCGTCGGTGCCGGCGGAAGCCCGTAAAGCCAACAGGCGCGCACGTTAAACTTGGCGGGTGAGCATCCGCCAACTACCCGATACCCTCATCAACCAGATCGCCGCCGGCGAAGTGGTCGAACGTCCCGCGTCCGTGGTCAAGGAACTGGTCGAGAACGCGCTGGATGCCGGCGCGAAACGCATCGACATCGAACTCGAGGAAGGCGGGGTGCGCCTGATCCGTATTCGCGACGACGGCGGCGGCATCGATGCATCCGAACTTCCGCTCGCGGTGCAGCGCCACGCGACCAGCAAGATCGCCAGCATCGAAGACCTGGAATCCGTCGCCACGCTTGGCTTTCGTGGCGAGGCGTTGCCGTCGGTGGCCTCGGTCAGCCGCTTCCGCCTAAGCTCGCGCCGCAACGGCAGCGAGCATGGCGCGATGCTGCAGGTCGAAGGCGGCAAGCTCGGCGAAGTCGCGCCGCATCCGCATCCTCCCGGCACCACGGTGGAAGTGCGCGACCTGTTCTACAACGTGCCGGCGCGACGCAAGTTCCTGCGCGCGGAACGCACCGAGTTGTCGCATATCGAGGAATGGCTGCGCTCGTTGGCGCTGGCGCGACCCGATGTGGAGCTGCGCGTCTCCCACAACGGCAAGCCGTCGCGCCGCTGGAAAGGCGAGGGCGATCTGCTGAGCGACGTGCGCTTGCATGAAGCCCTCGGCGAGGACTTCGCGCGCAATGCGCTGCACGTGGATCACGAAGGCGCGGGCCTGCGACTGCACGGCTGGATTGCGCAGCCTGCCTACAACCGCGCCAGCGCCGACCAGCAGTACCTCTACGTCAACGGCCGTAGCGTGCGCGACCGCAATGTCTCGCACGCGGTGCGCCAGGCCTTCGCCGACGTGCTGTTCCATGGCCGGCATCCGGCTTACGTGTTGTTCCTGGAACTCGATCCGCGCGGCGTGGATGTCAATGTGCATCCGGCCAAGCACGAGGTGCGCTTCCGCGAATCGCGGC
This genomic interval carries:
- the panB gene encoding 3-methyl-2-oxobutanoate hydroxymethyltransferase, producing the protein MSDTPQKPWTVPMLAQARAEGRKLVMLTSYDASFARVLDDNGVDLILIGDSLGMVVMGMASTLPVTVDAIAYHTRCVARGARHALKIADFPFGSDATPEQAHAAAVRFIQSGAAMVKLEGAGYKLDIIRFLVEREIPVCAHLGLTPQSVLRMGGFKVQGREDAAAAKLREDALAVAEAGAALLVLEGVPAALAAQITAASPIPTIGIGAGADCDGQVLVLHDLLGLDTGHRKPKFVKDFLAEGGSVAGAIRAYADAVRDGSFPDADHAYA
- a CDS encoding NAD(P)H-hydrate dehydratase produces the protein MHSPFPLYDADALRLLEARGTASSDGDAFALMARAGQASWRRVLKHWPQAQRIAVVCGPGNNGGDGYVLARHAQESGRNVQVVSLLPPATPLARRACDEYLAAGGRIVEAPEGLQGAELIVDALFGIGLSREPDAATAALIETINAHPAPVLALDVPSGLDARSGSAPGTAIVADRTLQFIARHRGLRTGVAMDHVGELELATLDLPMSSFDGIAPAASAYRHDALHGFFPLRPRDSHKGRNGHVLCIGGDAGSGGAVMLAADAALHCGAGLVSVATRPAHVPALLARRPEAMAHGIDDVEQLTHLLERADVIAIGPGVGQGAWGQALFDLVLACAKPRVFDADALNLLAQSPRRLNECDVMTPHPGEAARLLGIATVDVQRDRFAAANALRERYGAQVVLKGAGSIVASPEAVPAVICAGNPGMAVGGMGDLLTGCIAALLAQGFAPRDAAIAGALLHASAGDAAARVDGERGLLPSDLLPWLRRLANPMRR
- the queG gene encoding tRNA epoxyqueuosine(34) reductase QueG encodes the protein MPAETPDYIALAQRIRALALAAGFQRIGISGVELPEDEAFLRDWLQQGLHGSMEWMARHGDKRSRPAELVPETLRVVSVGLDYGRDADAAWDNLRAGERAYVARYALGRDYHKLMRNRLQKLADDVAKEIGPFGHRVFVDSAPVLERALARNAGLGWIGKHTCLIDKDGGSWFFLGELFVDLPLPVDPPASAHCGSCMRCIEVCPTQAITAPYRLDARRCISYLTIEHEGSIDEELRPLIGNRIFGCDDCQLVCPWNKFAQRTDEPDFRVRNNLDQATLAQLFAWDEEEFLQRTEGSAIRRSGHERWLRNIAVALGNAPGTDAVIAALQSRREHPSPVVREHVEWALQQQRRID
- the panC gene encoding pantoate--beta-alanine ligase — encoded protein: MIETITDLSILRERVRGWKREGLRIGFVPTMGNLHAGHYSLVELARQHADRIVSSVFVNPTQFGPNEDFTRYPRTPDADTSGLQAAGCDALWLPAVEFMYPFGVELAAKVHVPGVSSVLEGAFRPGHFDGVCTVVSRLFNQVLPDVAVFGNKDYQQMAVIRQMVADLQFPIEIVGGAIVREANGLAMSSRNQYLSPEERALSATIYRALQAMRDAIRAGTPRAQVEADADALLRDAGFVPDYAVLRSPDFSEPADGEGGARVALIAARLGRTRLIDNLEFDAG
- a CDS encoding N-acetylmuramoyl-L-alanine amidase produces the protein MAAMLLAALCWNLANASEIKQLRVDSGATGTRAEFLLDREGAYKLIDLRNPDRLVVDFPESQLRRGLSLPKAAGVIKAVRSGQPEPGTVRIVFDLSGSVAVLKPRIEQSAEGPRLVLEWPGDGVADVALASKPAVDVPAPVRDPIAEIARASATVPATAGTPDKGIDKAATVSQLPGTVATGVPTRIATGKPEPTVAPLQGEQPSVPVPRRPMQSGVRPLVIAIDAGHGGQDPGAHGLNGTREKDVTLSIARELARQINATPGMKAFLTRDTDVFIPLGQRARRASANKADIFLSIHADAAENRNARGSSVYVLSTRGASSQRARWLADKENAADVIGGERVRTADNTLTSVLLDLTQSGNMKASEDAAGHVLGGLKRVGNNHKPEIERANFAVLRTSDKMPAMLVETAFISNPDEEKRLIDRDFQRTLATAILDGIDDYFSRQPPPGTLYAARAQARQDGGVVSVGAGGSP
- the mutL gene encoding DNA mismatch repair endonuclease MutL, with amino-acid sequence MSIRQLPDTLINQIAAGEVVERPASVVKELVENALDAGAKRIDIELEEGGVRLIRIRDDGGGIDASELPLAVQRHATSKIASIEDLESVATLGFRGEALPSVASVSRFRLSSRRNGSEHGAMLQVEGGKLGEVAPHPHPPGTTVEVRDLFYNVPARRKFLRAERTELSHIEEWLRSLALARPDVELRVSHNGKPSRRWKGEGDLLSDVRLHEALGEDFARNALHVDHEGAGLRLHGWIAQPAYNRASADQQYLYVNGRSVRDRNVSHAVRQAFADVLFHGRHPAYVLFLELDPRGVDVNVHPAKHEVRFRESRLVHDFVYRSLHAALAETRAGSASMPMQQSQASVGWSMPPPQQSAIGLRVSDAPSAYAALYAPRDTSSAERTESFAPMSMPDDAPGGMPPLGFAIAQLHGIYILAENADGLIVVDMHAAHERIGYEKLKNAHDGAGLRTQPLLVPGSIAVSEREAEIAEREAETLAQLGFEVQRSGPQSLLLRSVPALLAHGDVEALLRDVLADLREHGTTRRVAETRDELLATMACHGAVRANRRLTVHEMNALLRDMEATERSGQCNHGRPTWTRFNLAEIDRWFLRGR
- the folK gene encoding 2-amino-4-hydroxy-6-hydroxymethyldihydropteridine diphosphokinase yields the protein MTLAAVGLGANLGDAAATLRDAIAELAQLPETTLLRASRLYRTPAWGRTEQPDFINAVALVETDLPARELLDALLTIERQFGRVRLDGERWGPRTLDLDLLLYGDVVIDEPGLRVPHPHLHERAFALLPLADIAPDMAIPGIGSVAAIAAGMAVDGIEALP
- the pgi gene encoding glucose-6-phosphate isomerase, whose protein sequence is MSALAGLDAHAQRLAGTSIAGLIETDPSRARDFALRVGPLYANFARQRYDRAALDALFAIAERTNLKAAMRRQLDGEIINATEGRAVLHTALRGDNSTAAVARDARAQAVAALGRMRELIAGLEASDVTDIVSIGIGGSDLGPRLVADALALPGARFRVHFISNVDGNAAQRTLAGLDPKHTAAIVISKTFGTQETLLNGRIVHEWLQDDSRRLYAVSTNAQRVADFGIPAERTLPMWDWVGGRYSLWSSVGFPIALAIGMDRFEQLLAGAGAMDAHAAEAPLRANIAVWHALTAIWNRNALHAATQAVLPYDERLKLLPNYLQQLVMESLGKSVHVDGSAVDAETVPVWWGGAGTDTQHSFFQALHQGTQVVPADFIGVLQAAHPFHDNHAALLANLLAQTEALANGQASDDPHRRYPGGRPSTLLLLDALTPQSLGMLIALYEHSVYLQSVLWGINAFDQFGVELGKQVANRLLPALQGEGEADDTVTRELLREFNARR
- the panD gene encoding aspartate 1-decarboxylase → MQLTLLKAKIHRATVTHAELHYEGSCAIDGRLLDISGIREYERIEIYNVNNGKRFATYAIRGEEGSGVISVNGAAAHQAQPGDLVIICAYGHCDEAEAAKYKPTCVYVDRDNRLTHTNHSMPKQAA
- the tsaE gene encoding tRNA (adenosine(37)-N6)-threonylcarbamoyltransferase complex ATPase subunit type 1 TsaE, with translation MQTLTSNNLLLEDADATAALGARLARHLPERAVVHLHGDLGAGKSTLARALLRALGVTGTIRSPTYTLVEQYPLAVGGTALHLDMYRIGDPGELEFLGLDSADIRLWLVEWPERGRGALPASDLDIELAVAGSGRRCLLRPNSMAGQAWLNGLASD